One window from the genome of Maylandia zebra isolate NMK-2024a linkage group LG18, Mzebra_GT3a, whole genome shotgun sequence encodes:
- the rab31 gene encoding ras-related protein Rab-31 isoform X1: MAIRELKVCLLGDTGVGKSSIVCRFVQDHFDHNISPTIGASFLTKTVPCGNELHKFLIWDTAGQERFHSLAPMYYRGSAAAVIVYDITKLDSFQTLKKWVKELKEHGPEDIVVAIAGNKNDLGDIREVPMKEAKEFAESIAAIFIETSARNAVNVEELFQKISKQIPPLENSEVDSNDSFKLTRQPAPSTRRCC; the protein is encoded by the exons GACACTGGAGTTGGGAAATCCAGCATTGTTTGCCGATTTGTCCAGGATCATTTCGATCACAACATAAGTCCAACCATAGG AGCGTCATTCCTGACCAAGACAGTGCCATGTGGAAATGAGCTACACAAATTTCTAATCTGGGATACAGCTGGGCAGGAACGG TTTCACTCGTTAGCTCCTATGTACTACAGAGGATCGGCTGCTGCTGTCATTGTCTATGACATTACTAAACTG GATTCGTTCCAGACGCTGAAGAAATGGGTGAAGGAGCTGAAGGAACACGGTCCAGAAGACATTGTAGTAGCTATAGCAGGGAATAAGAATGATTTAGGAGACATCAG GGAAGTTCCTATGAAGGAAGCTAAGGAGTTTGCTGAATCAATTGCGGCTATTTTCATTGAGACGAGTGCCCGAAATGCTGTCAATGTTGAGGAGCTCTTTCAGAAAATCA gtaaacaAATTCCACCCCTGGAAAATTCTGAGGTGGACAGCAATGATTCCTTTAAACTCACACGACAGCCTGCTCCATCCACCAGGAGGTGCTGCTAG
- the rab31 gene encoding ras-related protein Rab-31 isoform X2 encodes MQDTGVGKSSIVCRFVQDHFDHNISPTIGASFLTKTVPCGNELHKFLIWDTAGQERFHSLAPMYYRGSAAAVIVYDITKLDSFQTLKKWVKELKEHGPEDIVVAIAGNKNDLGDIREVPMKEAKEFAESIAAIFIETSARNAVNVEELFQKISKQIPPLENSEVDSNDSFKLTRQPAPSTRRCC; translated from the exons ATGCAG GACACTGGAGTTGGGAAATCCAGCATTGTTTGCCGATTTGTCCAGGATCATTTCGATCACAACATAAGTCCAACCATAGG AGCGTCATTCCTGACCAAGACAGTGCCATGTGGAAATGAGCTACACAAATTTCTAATCTGGGATACAGCTGGGCAGGAACGG TTTCACTCGTTAGCTCCTATGTACTACAGAGGATCGGCTGCTGCTGTCATTGTCTATGACATTACTAAACTG GATTCGTTCCAGACGCTGAAGAAATGGGTGAAGGAGCTGAAGGAACACGGTCCAGAAGACATTGTAGTAGCTATAGCAGGGAATAAGAATGATTTAGGAGACATCAG GGAAGTTCCTATGAAGGAAGCTAAGGAGTTTGCTGAATCAATTGCGGCTATTTTCATTGAGACGAGTGCCCGAAATGCTGTCAATGTTGAGGAGCTCTTTCAGAAAATCA gtaaacaAATTCCACCCCTGGAAAATTCTGAGGTGGACAGCAATGATTCCTTTAAACTCACACGACAGCCTGCTCCATCCACCAGGAGGTGCTGCTAG